In Desulfopila inferna, the following are encoded in one genomic region:
- a CDS encoding nitroreductase family protein, producing the protein MFTTRRSVRRYQSTEIEENKLQKVLEAARWAPSWANTQCCELVVIRDEGIKQQLAGIISKKNPATIAMEKAPVVIAVCGRLEKSGFYNDKAVTKLGDWFMYDLGLATENLCLAAHDQGLGTVIVGLFDHDGARDILNVPPTHEVVALVPLGYPDHEPPAPKRKAMEEFVHWEKF; encoded by the coding sequence ATGTTTACTACACGACGCAGTGTCAGAAGGTACCAGTCAACCGAGATTGAAGAGAACAAACTGCAGAAAGTGCTGGAGGCGGCAAGATGGGCGCCTTCCTGGGCCAACACCCAGTGCTGCGAACTGGTTGTCATCAGGGATGAAGGGATAAAGCAGCAGCTCGCAGGCATAATCAGCAAAAAAAATCCTGCAACAATTGCCATGGAGAAGGCTCCCGTTGTCATTGCCGTATGTGGCAGGTTGGAAAAATCAGGTTTTTACAATGACAAGGCGGTAACCAAACTTGGGGATTGGTTTATGTATGATCTCGGGCTGGCAACCGAGAATCTCTGCCTGGCCGCCCATGATCAAGGTCTCGGCACGGTTATCGTCGGTTTGTTTGACCATGACGGCGCCCGGGATATTCTTAATGTTCCGCCTACCCACGAAGTTGTGGCCCTGGTGCCACTGGGATATCCGGATCATGAACCTCCGGCGCCGAAAAGAAAGGCGATGGAGGAGTTTGTTCATTGGGAGAAATTCTAA
- the thiM gene encoding hydroxyethylthiazole kinase translates to MSNLAEKAAANLRAVRTAAPLIHNITNFVVMNFTANSLLAMGASPVMAHAENEVVDMVAHAGALVLNIGTLTDSWVESMIKAGRAAAARNTPIILDPVGAGATPLRTQSAKRIIDETRVGIIRGNASEILSLRHPDSATKGVDALHSVDEAEESAKVLARELDATLAITGPVDLVTDGDRVLKISNGHPLMPYITGTGCGASAVIGAFAAVDKDFVSAAATALAFFGLAGEKAALSANAPGSFMIALLDALYTISPVDLLAGARIEEI, encoded by the coding sequence ATGTCGAATCTTGCCGAAAAAGCAGCCGCTAATCTTCGGGCTGTCCGCACCGCCGCGCCCCTGATCCATAATATTACCAATTTTGTGGTGATGAATTTCACCGCCAACAGTCTACTCGCCATGGGAGCCTCTCCGGTGATGGCACATGCTGAAAACGAAGTTGTCGATATGGTAGCTCATGCCGGCGCTCTAGTTCTCAATATCGGCACCTTGACCGATTCCTGGGTGGAATCGATGATCAAGGCGGGTCGGGCTGCTGCAGCACGGAACACTCCCATAATTCTCGATCCGGTGGGTGCCGGCGCCACTCCACTTCGTACGCAATCGGCCAAAAGGATAATCGATGAGACGCGGGTCGGTATTATCAGAGGAAACGCCTCGGAAATTCTTTCCCTGCGCCACCCCGATTCCGCCACCAAAGGTGTGGATGCGCTTCATTCAGTGGATGAAGCCGAGGAGAGCGCCAAAGTTCTGGCCAGGGAGCTGGATGCTACCCTGGCTATCACCGGGCCGGTTGATCTGGTAACCGATGGCGACCGCGTTCTCAAGATCTCCAACGGTCATCCGCTGATGCCTTATATCACCGGGACGGGATGCGGTGCAAGCGCTGTAATCGGCGCCTTCGCCGCAGTTGATAAGGATTTCGTCTCGGCGGCGGCGACCGCGCTTGCCTTTTTTGGTCTTGCAGGGGAGAAGGCAGCTCTCTCTGCCAATGCCCCGGGAAGCTTCATGATCGCCTTGCTCGATGCGCTCTATACCATTTCACCCGTGGATCTGCTAGCCGGCGCCAGGATAGAGGAAATATAA
- the thiE gene encoding thiamine phosphate synthase — MIDYSLYLVTDSHLSLGRTTAEVVASAVKGGVSCVQLREKNLTKHEFLDNAQILKELLAPLGIPLIINDYPDIALAVNAEGVHLGQNDMPVREARDLLGKNKLIGISAECLEDAIRAEQQGADYIGVSPVFATTSKADTGMPLGLEGIRRIRRHVRLPLVAIGGITSMNTGRVIAAGADGIAVISAIVSAASPEESARMLTELIAEARRVHHDCN, encoded by the coding sequence ATGATCGACTATTCGCTTTATCTTGTTACCGACTCTCATCTTTCGCTGGGCAGGACAACTGCGGAAGTTGTGGCCTCCGCCGTCAAAGGCGGGGTCAGTTGTGTACAGCTGCGCGAAAAAAACCTGACAAAGCATGAGTTTTTGGACAATGCCCAAATCCTGAAAGAACTGCTTGCTCCCCTGGGCATACCCCTGATCATCAATGATTATCCCGACATTGCTCTTGCAGTCAACGCCGAGGGCGTTCATCTCGGCCAGAACGACATGCCTGTCAGAGAGGCCCGGGACCTGCTGGGTAAAAACAAACTAATCGGCATTTCCGCGGAATGCCTGGAAGATGCGATCAGGGCTGAACAACAGGGCGCCGACTATATAGGGGTAAGTCCGGTTTTTGCAACCACCAGTAAAGCAGATACCGGTATGCCGTTGGGCCTGGAGGGAATCCGCAGGATTCGCCGCCATGTCAGGCTGCCGCTTGTAGCCATCGGGGGAATCACCAGTATGAATACCGGCAGGGTTATTGCCGCAGGGGCCGACGGTATTGCCGTTATTTCGGCCATTGTCTCCGCCGCCTCCCCTGAGGAGTCGGCGCGAATGCTCACAGAGCTGATAGCAGAGGCACGACGGGTACACCATGACTGCAACTAA
- the sixA gene encoding phosphohistidine phosphatase SixA, translating into MALFLVQHGRSASKDVDPEKGLTSKGIEETELITEVARGYEVNVRKIIHSGKKRAAQTADLFRDIVQDSIPVEQVSGIAPLDDVRDYAKHIDPAENCMVVGHMPFLERLLSFLTTGSPDIKVYHFQNSGIVCLDAEKGEDGGLNWYIKWTLNPTLS; encoded by the coding sequence ATGGCACTCTTTCTCGTACAGCATGGCAGAAGTGCTTCAAAAGACGTCGATCCGGAAAAAGGACTTACCTCAAAGGGTATAGAGGAAACGGAGCTCATTACCGAAGTGGCCAGAGGATATGAGGTCAATGTTCGGAAAATAATTCATTCAGGAAAAAAGCGTGCCGCTCAAACGGCGGATCTCTTCCGGGACATTGTTCAGGACAGTATCCCTGTTGAGCAGGTATCCGGTATTGCTCCCCTGGATGATGTCCGGGACTATGCAAAGCATATCGACCCGGCGGAAAACTGCATGGTTGTCGGTCATATGCCCTTTCTTGAACGCCTTCTTTCCTTTCTGACCACCGGCTCCCCCGATATCAAGGTGTATCACTTCCAGAACTCCGGAATTGTCTGCCTGGACGCCGAAAAAGGAGAAGACGGCGGCCTGAATTGGTATATCAAATGGACTCTTAACCCCACCCTGTCGTGA
- a CDS encoding ABC transporter permease, which yields MKFLRIASLIAGGILLWQVVVIISGAPHYILPGPLPVVRAIVSHWPELWHHLQTTLLEIIAGLIIGTFLGSISALVMTLSPLLKRWMLPVLVISQAIPVFALAPVLVLWLGYGMASKIAMAVLIIYFPVTSSFYYGMQRTDRDLLELARIMGAGKIALFRFIIIPNALPPFGSGLRVATAVAPIGAIVGEWVGSSAGLGFYMLHANARMQIDIMFAALTVLALISLTLYFVVDAIITRILFWETQKDLIHEKTR from the coding sequence ATGAAGTTCCTCAGGATTGCAAGCCTGATCGCCGGAGGAATTCTTCTCTGGCAGGTAGTGGTGATTATCAGTGGAGCTCCCCACTACATCCTGCCCGGGCCGTTGCCGGTGGTCCGTGCCATTGTCAGCCACTGGCCCGAATTATGGCATCATCTGCAGACCACATTGCTGGAAATTATCGCAGGGTTGATCATCGGCACCTTTCTGGGGAGCATCAGCGCCCTGGTGATGACGCTCTCGCCCCTGCTGAAGCGCTGGATGCTGCCGGTGCTGGTGATCAGCCAGGCCATCCCGGTATTTGCACTGGCGCCGGTGCTGGTGCTCTGGCTCGGTTACGGCATGGCCTCAAAGATAGCCATGGCGGTGCTGATTATCTATTTTCCGGTAACATCCTCCTTCTATTACGGGATGCAGCGCACCGACCGTGATCTGCTCGAACTCGCCAGAATAATGGGGGCCGGCAAAATCGCCCTTTTTCGTTTCATCATTATCCCCAACGCTCTGCCTCCCTTCGGCTCCGGTCTCAGGGTAGCTACGGCAGTCGCACCAATCGGAGCCATAGTCGGCGAGTGGGTGGGCTCCAGTGCGGGTCTTGGCTTCTATATGCTTCATGCCAATGCCCGGATGCAGATAGATATCATGTTTGCCGCCCTGACCGTACTTGCCCTTATCTCCCTGACTCTCTATTTCGTCGTTGACGCCATCATAACCAGAATTCTTTTCTGGGAAACACAAAAGGATCTCATTCATGAAAAAACCAGGTAA
- a CDS encoding ABC transporter ATP-binding protein, which produces MTATKTSAPSITFTDICLDFENETLFDHLSFSVAAGKCTCILGPSGCGKSTLLRMVSGNSSLRYSGSISFSTDNHQVGWMSQNDLLLPWMTLHDNVMLGARLRGEVDDSVRDRASMLLEHAGLSQYEKALPATLSGGMRQRGALLRTLMEERALLLMDEPFSALDALTRMKLQDLAAHMTRGKTVLLVTHDPLEALRMGDEIIVFTNAPGGVNRFADLPGSVPRKAGDPAIAPFYTNLLALLMRENV; this is translated from the coding sequence ATGACTGCAACTAAAACGTCAGCTCCGTCCATAACCTTCACCGACATCTGTCTTGATTTTGAAAACGAGACTCTTTTCGATCACCTCAGCTTCAGCGTGGCCGCGGGCAAATGCACCTGCATCCTGGGGCCCAGCGGCTGCGGGAAATCAACACTGCTCAGGATGGTTTCCGGAAACAGCAGTCTGCGCTATAGCGGCAGTATTTCCTTCTCTACCGACAATCACCAAGTAGGCTGGATGAGTCAAAACGACCTTCTGCTCCCCTGGATGACCCTGCACGACAATGTCATGCTGGGCGCCAGGCTGCGCGGCGAAGTGGACGACAGTGTCCGTGACAGGGCGTCCATGCTGCTCGAACATGCGGGATTGTCACAGTACGAGAAGGCCCTGCCGGCCACCCTTTCCGGAGGAATGCGCCAGCGCGGCGCACTGCTTCGCACCCTTATGGAAGAACGAGCGCTTCTGCTCATGGATGAACCTTTCTCGGCACTCGATGCTCTGACCAGGATGAAACTGCAGGATCTTGCGGCTCACATGACCCGGGGCAAAACGGTACTGCTGGTCACCCATGATCCCCTGGAGGCGTTGCGGATGGGAGACGAGATTATTGTTTTCACCAATGCCCCCGGCGGAGTGAACAGATTTGCCGATCTGCCGGGCAGCGTGCCCCGTAAGGCGGGAGATCCCGCCATTGCCCCCTTCTATACCAATCTGCTGGCTCTTCTGATGAGAGAGAACGTATGA
- a CDS encoding ABC transporter substrate-binding protein: protein MKKPGKVLCFVFAALLLFSGSAGAAEKLTVLLDWFVNPDHAPIFVAQEKGFFKEKGLELEIIAPSNPNDPPKLVAAQKADIAVSYQHQHHMQVDQGLPLVRIATLVATPLNSLVVLADGDIDSLADLKGKTIGYSVGGFETVLLKVMLERVGLTLDDIKLVNVNFSLSPSLFTGQTDAVIGAFRNFELNQMDIEKRPGKAFFVEEHGIPAYDELILIAHRDRIGDDALRRFVDALEQGVQYLINHPEESWALFASGSRKNLDDELNRRAWRDTLPRFALRPGALDINRYENFARFLQEQEIIETIPPLQSWAVELR, encoded by the coding sequence ATGAAAAAACCAGGTAAGGTATTATGCTTTGTTTTTGCCGCACTGCTGCTTTTCTCCGGCAGTGCTGGCGCTGCAGAAAAACTGACAGTGCTGCTCGACTGGTTCGTCAATCCCGACCACGCCCCTATCTTCGTCGCTCAGGAAAAGGGCTTTTTCAAGGAAAAAGGGCTGGAGCTGGAAATTATCGCCCCATCCAATCCCAACGATCCGCCCAAACTTGTGGCCGCCCAAAAAGCCGACATTGCCGTATCATACCAGCACCAGCACCATATGCAGGTTGATCAGGGTCTGCCACTGGTCAGAATTGCCACTCTGGTTGCCACGCCCCTGAACTCTCTGGTGGTTCTTGCCGATGGCGATATTGACAGCCTCGCCGATCTCAAAGGAAAAACCATCGGCTACTCGGTAGGCGGTTTTGAAACAGTTCTCCTCAAGGTGATGCTGGAGCGTGTCGGATTGACTCTTGACGATATCAAGCTGGTAAATGTCAACTTCTCCCTCTCTCCTTCTCTTTTTACCGGGCAGACCGATGCGGTGATAGGTGCCTTCAGAAACTTCGAGTTGAACCAGATGGACATTGAGAAACGACCGGGAAAGGCCTTCTTTGTTGAAGAACATGGTATTCCGGCCTATGACGAACTGATCCTGATCGCGCATCGCGACCGGATAGGAGATGATGCCCTGCGCCGCTTCGTGGACGCTCTTGAGCAAGGTGTTCAGTATCTCATCAACCATCCCGAGGAAAGCTGGGCTCTTTTCGCCAGTGGATCGCGAAAGAATCTCGATGACGAGCTGAATCGCCGCGCCTGGAGGGATACACTGCCTCGCTTTGCCCTGCGTCCCGGCGCTCTGGACATCAACCGTTATGAAAATTTCGCCCGATTTCTGCAGGAGCAGGAGATTATCGAGACGATCCCGCCTCTGCAAAGCTGGGCTGTTGAACTGCGGTAA